Proteins encoded in a region of the Elaeis guineensis isolate ETL-2024a chromosome 7, EG11, whole genome shotgun sequence genome:
- the LOC105048564 gene encoding cytochrome P450 86A1-like: protein MEMVECQAQQRQPEGGIHFLATALVVAMLSAYFTWFWVLARRLTGPRVWPLFGSLPGVVANRSRLHDWIADNLRATGAAATYQTCVLPLPGVARRQGLVTVTCHPRNLEHVLRTRFDNYPKGPLSQSNFHDLLGHGIFNSDGDSWLLQRKTAALEFTTRTLRQAMARWTNRSLKSRLWRILADHCDDHHPHRRHSVDLQDLLLRLTFDSICGLTFGKDPGTLSPDLPDNPFANAFDAATEATLQRFLYPGFLWRLKRLLHLGSERSLRKSLEVVDRYMTEVIAARKENPSDDLLSRFMKKKDANGNAFPSSVLQQIALNFVLAGRDTSSVALSWFFWTIAQRPDVERKVVDEIAAVLREKRGSDVARWVEEPLDFDELERLEYLKAALEETLRLYPSVPQDSKYVLADDVLPDGTAVPAGSAVTYSIYSVGRMEGIWGKDCMEFRPERWLTAEGGRFEPAKDAYRFVAFNGGPRTCLGKDLAYLQMKSIASAVLLRHRLELVPGHRVQQKMSLTLFMKNGLQVYVRPRKLDDHGNTDSPPSPVPHASTAPATAA, encoded by the coding sequence ATGGAGATGGTAGAATGCCAAGCACAACAACGACAACCAGAGGGCGGCATCCATTTCCTGGCGACGGCCCTCGTAGTGGCGATGTTATCGGCATATTTTACGTGGTTCTGGGTGCTGGCCCGGCGGCTGACGGGGCCAAGGGTGTGGCCCCTCTTCGGCAGCCTCCCGGGCGTCGTCGCCAACCGCTCCCGCCTCCACGACTGGATCGCCGACAACCTCCGCGCGACGGGCGCCGCCGCCACGTACCAGACGTGCGTGCTGCCGCTGCCGGGCGTGGCTCGGCGGCAGGGGCTTGTGACGGTCACGTGCCATCCGAGGAACCTGGAGCACGTCCTGCGCACCCGCTTCGACAACTACCCGAAGGGCCCGCTGTCGCAGTCCAACTTCCATGACCTCCTGGGCCACGGCATCTTCAACTCCGACGGCGATTCCTGGCTCCTCCAGCGCAAGACCGCCGCCCTCGAGTTCACCACCCGCACCCTCCGCCAGGCCATGGCCCGCTGGACCAACCGCTCCCTCAAATCCCGACTCTGGCGCATCCTCGCCGATCACTGCGACGACCACCACCCCCATCGCCGTCACAGCGTCGACCTCCAAGACCTCCTCCTCCGGCTCACCTTCGACAGCATCTGCGGCCTCACCTTCGGCAAGGACCCCGGGACGCTCTCACCCGACCTCCCCGACAACCCCTTCGCCAACGCCTTCGACGCCGCCACGGAGGCCACCCTCCAGCGCTTTCTCTACCCCGGCTTCCTCTGGCGTCTCAAGAGACTCCTCCACCTCGGGAGCGAGCGGAGCCTCCGGAAGAGCCTCGAGGTTGTGGACAGATACATGACAGAGGTCATCGCTGCGCGCAAGGAGAACCCCTCCGACGACCTGCTCTCCCGGTTCATGAAGAAGAAGGATGCTAACGGCAACGCCTTCCCCTCCTCCGTCCTCCAGCAGATCGCCTTAAACTTCGTGCTCGCCGGCCGCGACACATCCTCCGTCGCCCTCAGCTGGTTCTTCTGGACCATCGCGCAGCGGCCAGACGTGGAGAGGAAGGTGGTGGACGAGATTGCGGCGGTGCTGCGCGAGAAGCGGGGATCGGACGTGGCGCGGTGGGTGGAGGAGCCGCTGGACTTCGATGAGCTGGAGCGGCTCGAGTACCTCAAGGCGGCGCTGGAGGAGACACTGCGACTGTACCCATCGGTGCCGCAGGACTCCAAGTACGTGCTGGCGGACGACGTGCTGCCGGACGGCACGGCGGTGCCGGCGGGGTCGGCGGTCACTTACTCCATCTACTCGGTGGGGAGGATGGAGGGGATATGGGGGAAGGACTGCATGGAGTTCCGGCCGGAACGGTGGCTGACAGCGGAGGGGGGACGGTTCGAGCCGGCTAAGGACGCGTACCGGTTCGTGGCGTTCAACGGAGGGCCGAGGACGTGCCTGGGGAAAGACCTGGCCTATCTCCAGATGAAGTCCATCGCATCGGCAGTGCTGCTCCGCCATCGGCTGGAGCTGGTCCCGGGCCACCGAGTGCAGCAGAAGATGTCCCTTACCCTCTTCATGAAGAACGGTCTCCAGGTGTACGTGCGACCGAGGAAGCTGGACGACCATGGCAATACCGACTCACCTCCGAGTCCTGTGCCTCATGCGTCCACCGCGCCTGCTACCGCTGCTTAG